A stretch of Blastocatellia bacterium DNA encodes these proteins:
- a CDS encoding acyltransferase domain-containing protein encodes MQNNDKNAPLLTDSFVDKDSHFITSQEIQQWLIERLSILLKTSQKEINIREPFLNYGLGSREALSLSGELEQWLKRKLSPTLLWDYPTIENLSYNLANEKVKEFEVLSNKKNNYEPIAIVGMGCRFPGAKNIKDYWELLQNGINAIKEIPSNRWKIDKFYDPDPNSPGKMNTRWGGFLEDIDLFDYSYFSISLREAANMDPQQRLLLEVAIEALEDAGQDLESLTGSQTGVFIGISSNDYARTQLSDPTLINVYAATGNAMSIAANRISYFLDLHGPSISIDTACSSSLVAVSLACQNIWEGKTPLAIAGGVNLILSPDITINFSKAGVMSPDGQCKAFDSKANGFVRGEGVGVIILKPLSKAILDNDLIYAVILGASINQDGRSNGLMAPNRQAQELVLKQAYQSANILPGQVQYIETHGTGTFLGDQIEAKALGSVLANNRPPNQLCLIGSVKTNIGHLESAAGIAGLIKTSLSLKHKKIPPSLNFETPNPHIPFHDLLLKVQTELIDWPKEENLAIAGISSFGFGGTNCHVVLQESPILPRNESFTSNQTQILTISAHNPKAVKDLARQYKNMLTHTSDSIYDICYSSAVRRSHRSHRVVVVGTSIEAIRAELEIFLKGENSDFVFSGVENLNLKYKLVFVFSGQGSQWIGMGKQLLKQEAVFRSLIERCDKEISKYFAWSLLTQLNEPQAKLEDIEIIQPTIFSIQIALAGLWHSWGITPSAIVGHSMGEVAAAYVAGALSFADAVKVICLRSKLLKQASGKGSMASVELSHTQATKAIESYKGKLYISSSNSIKSTVIGGDTDALKELIESLQNQDIYCRFIKVDVASHTPQMDPLRTHLVEELKTIRPRPATIPIYSSVTGKLSYTTKFNAEYWGRNLREPVLFSDAINCLAQDNYNIFIEISPHAILLSSIQQNFQHLSKEVYLFSSMRREENESITMLSTLAKFYTIGYPIDWKKLYPTGKLVKLPLYPWQNERCWLETKKTKYLERQFFQQTSSYHPLLGQRLKSSQPFWENTLNNISYLSDHCIEGEVVLPAAAYIEMCLKAASQIASDFKLTEITLHKTLLLSLEANILLETICSSNANGEKTFQIFSCNTKENDEKEEWILHLSCKVSSKNLTTKKSLAQIKKEEILEQCQLNISGKEYYEKLQNYGLDYGLSFQAINQIWKGKSQAFVEIDLPSNLDSTSYIFHPSLLDACFQSLGATIIDQEINNNTKAFVPISVKEIKLLGEIGRKLWAHLT; translated from the coding sequence ATGCAAAATAATGATAAAAATGCCCCTTTATTAACAGATTCTTTTGTTGATAAAGATTCTCATTTTATAACTTCTCAAGAAATTCAGCAGTGGCTTATAGAACGATTATCAATACTCTTAAAAACATCTCAAAAAGAAATTAATATACGTGAGCCATTTCTAAACTATGGTTTAGGCTCACGTGAGGCACTAAGTCTATCTGGTGAATTAGAACAATGGCTTAAGCGTAAACTTTCTCCCACCTTGCTTTGGGATTACCCTACTATAGAAAACCTCTCTTATAATCTTGCAAATGAAAAGGTAAAAGAATTTGAAGTTCTAAGTAATAAAAAAAATAACTATGAGCCTATTGCAATTGTTGGAATGGGATGCCGCTTTCCTGGAGCTAAAAATATAAAGGATTATTGGGAGCTTTTACAAAATGGTATAAATGCAATCAAGGAAATTCCTTCCAATAGATGGAAAATTGATAAATTTTATGATCCAGATCCAAACTCTCCTGGAAAAATGAATACTCGTTGGGGTGGATTTCTTGAAGATATAGATTTATTTGATTATAGCTACTTTAGTATTTCCTTACGTGAAGCAGCTAATATGGATCCCCAGCAAAGGCTTTTATTAGAAGTTGCTATTGAAGCGTTAGAAGATGCTGGACAAGATTTAGAATCATTAACAGGTTCACAAACAGGGGTTTTTATTGGTATTTCCAGTAATGACTATGCTAGAACACAACTAAGTGATCCTACTCTTATAAATGTTTATGCTGCTACAGGCAATGCTATGAGTATTGCGGCTAATAGAATTTCTTATTTCTTAGATCTTCATGGCCCAAGTATTTCAATTGATACAGCTTGTTCCTCTTCGCTAGTTGCAGTAAGTTTGGCTTGCCAAAATATTTGGGAAGGTAAAACCCCTTTAGCAATTGCTGGGGGTGTTAATTTAATTTTATCTCCAGATATCACCATAAATTTTTCTAAAGCTGGCGTGATGTCACCTGATGGACAATGCAAAGCTTTTGACTCAAAAGCAAATGGTTTTGTTCGTGGTGAAGGAGTTGGAGTAATAATTCTTAAGCCTCTCTCTAAAGCTATTTTAGATAATGATTTAATATATGCAGTTATTCTTGGAGCTAGCATTAATCAAGATGGTCGTAGTAATGGCTTAATGGCTCCAAATCGACAAGCACAAGAATTGGTACTAAAACAAGCTTACCAGTCCGCAAATATATTACCTGGACAAGTTCAATACATTGAAACTCATGGAACAGGCACATTTCTTGGTGATCAAATAGAAGCAAAAGCCCTTGGTAGTGTGTTAGCAAACAATCGTCCACCAAACCAACTATGTTTAATTGGTTCGGTTAAAACCAATATTGGACATTTAGAATCAGCGGCTGGTATAGCAGGGCTTATCAAAACATCTCTTTCACTTAAACACAAAAAAATCCCCCCTAGCCTTAATTTTGAAACTCCAAACCCTCATATTCCTTTTCATGACCTTTTATTAAAAGTACAAACAGAGTTGATTGATTGGCCTAAAGAAGAAAACCTTGCTATTGCTGGAATTAGCTCATTTGGTTTTGGAGGAACAAATTGCCATGTTGTTTTGCAAGAGTCACCTATATTGCCTAGAAATGAAAGCTTTACTAGTAACCAAACACAAATATTAACAATATCTGCCCATAACCCAAAAGCAGTTAAAGATTTAGCTAGACAATACAAAAATATGCTTACGCATACAAGCGATAGTATATATGATATTTGTTATAGTAGTGCTGTAAGACGTAGCCATCGTAGTCATCGTGTTGTTGTAGTTGGCACTTCCATAGAAGCAATAAGAGCAGAGCTAGAAATTTTCCTTAAAGGTGAAAATTCTGATTTTGTTTTTAGTGGTGTTGAAAATCTAAATCTAAAATATAAACTTGTGTTTGTTTTTTCTGGACAAGGTTCACAATGGATAGGAATGGGAAAACAACTCTTAAAACAAGAAGCTGTTTTTCGTTCGCTAATTGAGCGATGTGATAAAGAAATTAGCAAATATTTTGCTTGGTCATTATTAACACAATTAAATGAACCACAAGCCAAACTTGAAGATATAGAAATTATTCAACCAACTATTTTTTCTATCCAAATAGCATTAGCTGGATTATGGCATTCCTGGGGTATTACTCCTAGCGCAATTGTTGGTCATAGCATGGGTGAAGTTGCAGCAGCATATGTTGCAGGAGCTTTAAGTTTTGCTGATGCTGTAAAAGTAATTTGTTTGCGTAGTAAATTATTGAAGCAAGCAAGTGGTAAAGGGTCAATGGCTTCTGTAGAGCTTTCACATACGCAAGCAACTAAAGCTATAGAAAGTTACAAAGGTAAACTTTACATTAGTTCTAGTAACAGTATTAAATCTACTGTTATTGGTGGGGATACTGATGCCTTAAAAGAGCTAATTGAAAGCTTACAAAACCAAGATATTTACTGTCGTTTTATCAAAGTAGATGTTGCTTCTCATACTCCACAAATGGATCCTTTACGCACACACCTAGTAGAAGAGTTAAAAACTATCCGCCCACGTCCCGCTACAATACCTATATATTCCTCTGTCACTGGCAAACTTTCTTACACTACTAAATTTAATGCTGAATATTGGGGACGTAATCTTCGAGAACCTGTACTTTTTTCTGATGCAATTAATTGTCTAGCACAAGATAATTATAATATATTTATAGAAATAAGTCCTCATGCAATTTTACTAAGTAGTATCCAACAGAATTTCCAACATTTGTCAAAAGAAGTTTATCTCTTTTCTTCTATGCGACGTGAAGAAAATGAGTCCATTACAATGTTATCAACTTTAGCAAAGTTTTATACTATTGGTTATCCAATTGATTGGAAGAAACTTTACCCTACTGGAAAACTAGTAAAATTACCTCTATACCCTTGGCAAAATGAAAGATGTTGGTTAGAAACTAAAAAAACAAAATATTTAGAAAGACAATTTTTTCAACAAACATCTAGTTATCACCCATTATTAGGCCAAAGATTAAAATCCTCTCAACCTTTCTGGGAAAATACACTAAATAATATATCTTATTTATCTGACCATTGTATTGAAGGAGAAGTTGTTTTACCTGCGGCAGCTTACATAGAAATGTGCTTAAAAGCCGCTTCTCAAATAGCTAGCGACTTTAAGCTTACTGAAATTACTTTACATAAAACTTTACTTTTGTCTTTAGAAGCAAATATTTTGCTAGAAACCATTTGCTCTTCTAATGCAAATGGTGAAAAAACTTTTCAGATTTTTAGCTGTAATACTAAAGAAAACGATGAAAAAGAAGAGTGGATTTTGCACTTAAGTTGTAAGGTAAGCTCTAAGAACTTAACAACAAAGAAAAGTTTAGCCCAAATCAAGAAAGAAGAAATTTTAGAACAGTGCCAACTTAACATAAGTGGTAAAGAATATTATGAAAAATTACAAAACTATGGGCTAGACTACGGTCTTTCATTTCAAGCAATAAATCAAATTTGGAAGGGAAAATCCCAAGCTTTTGTTGAAATAGACCTACCTTCTAATTTAGATAGCACTTCATATATTTTCCATCCATCACTGCTAGATGCTTGTTTCCAAAGTCTTGGAGCTACAATTATTGACCAAGAAATCAATAATAATACAAAAGCTTTTGTACCTATTTCAGTTAAAGAAATAAAGCTTCTAGGAGAAATTGGAAGAAAATTATGGGCGCATCTTACTTAG